The window tttatatattaaaaaataatttttgttattaaatacatgtatgtgcagcaaaatattactaataatttaatttaaaaaattgttttttctctcattgttaaaaagttataaaaaatactaataaataaaacaaataagcaagcatatatctattattacataatttattaaattacaattaaaagatactTCACATTTCGAGGGCTTGCTATTCCTTGTGCTTATGGATCCACGCAATGTACAACTATTatttcgtaaataaaaaagttgcaCCTAAAATGGCAGCTTTGGCAAAAGCAGAGAAAATTCTAGCTGAAACGAAAATAACGCTGGCAGGTGCTATGATAAGATTACAGgagatagagaaaaaaaaattgaaaaattgcaaGATAAGTTGAGGGAAGAGAAAGCAAAGAAAGCTGAACTAGAAAGACAGATGCAACTTTGTGGGGAACAAATAACACGATCTGTAAGACTAATTGTAGGCCTATCGGATGAGCAGAAACGATGGATCACAATATatgctaaataatataaaaatgttcttaAAGAATGCTGTAGGTGATATACTTTTATCGTCAGGTGCGcaacatttatttacttttgcttacatataaaaagttttacgaAGATAACATTCtcttaaatttcaaaagatattatgtttattaatttattattattttatataaatttacaatttctagAAAATTAGCAGACAGTTTGTtagtttattttgataatatgcaacaatattacataatatgcaacaatataatgttttaatttaatgttaaataagaaaataagttaacagattattatatttcaatccaaaatagaaaacagcgaataaaatgtataacagTTAATTAATTCCATTAtctacttattttaataatttgtattattaaaataacactaAATTGGAGATAAATGGAATTCTGCTGAAGAAATaaacaacataaaattatggcGTTAAAGCATATCATTATCGATAATTGCTTAATTTTAAGAGATGTATTGTGAAAATTTGTtactatataatttctaaattaatatattaacagcgtcgatttctaaaattaagtataatttactttaatataaaatagacatttattatataagaaagtTACAGCCACTACTATTATtctctaataaattaaattttctgtcTTGAAAAATGGTAGAATCTTGGCTCTTCCAGAAAATAGTgactttatatatacatataaagataaatgaatgtacatataaagaaaaataaaaattgtcaaacAAGAACATTAGAAGTATTTTCATAACAATTTAATGTGTgtcataaaaacatttttaattggtgtaatacatttaatgattattgcaacaatttttctctaatttctaataataattcaatattttacatactaaCTTTAAActgtaactttaaatatttatagtgtTGTCAAatgttaacaaatatttctcATGGCTTCTCTCCAATCTTAATCCTATTAGAAATAACACAATGTCTTCGTACAGTTCATTGGTGACGATTGTTTACTGTTCCATTCACATGAAGTTGACAAAGCTTCACATGCAGCAATTTAATCGAGTGTCCCAGTAGCTTTGTCCATTCCAGTAGCAGAACAGGATTGATTTCACACGATTCCTTTGTATCAGAAGCTTCCATCTTGCTTGCAGGTGCGATTGAGTATCTAACATCTTTTACGAATGTTTATCGCCAAAATCTTCTGCAATCTTGGTACAACGCTCTCAGAGAAGATGTTCCTCACACCCTTGGTTGCAATCCGATATTAACTCTCAGCAATCAAATGGAGATAACAAGTTGGCATATGAATGGTTTGCCAAGGGATACCCTATCTATTGAGAATGCAGTCCTCGTAATGAATTCCAAGCGATGGCCCCTCTTCATTGATCCTCAAGCACAAGCAAACAAGTGGAATCGCAATATGGTAGGTATTATACAgagaaaagtaaaagttttttaaatatcttttgcaGAAGTTATACTTCATATTACTGACGATAAGAATCTTCTGAaataaagcattaaaaaaaacaagagaaaaagagaaagatatattaaattatattatttattagatagatcatataaaatatgtgaacgTTACGCAAaagcataaaaatttacaattattattataacaggaatttattattggaatctttaatttaattcatattttattcatgtaaaattaatgtatcctttatttgataaaacagtaattaaatcgaaatatatatgaatttaatttttacacttcaaacaataatttcagaaatacatttattacagaaaagtaatttacatatgtatatactatagaaaaatataaacttttaatcgtattttatttaaaaaaatacatattaaaatgctTATTATAGATGTCATGGTTAAAGCCCATAGCGCGGGCGCTTCTAGGATTGACTGGTCGAAATACAAAACTATTTCGGACTTTGACAAAAACGCTTGGTTGTTCCGCGCATTGATCAATCAATCCTAGGAACGCCCGCGCAACGGGGTTTGACCATAACATagacataaacattaaaaaaatgtcctaattaaaaacagaaaatttttaaacaattcctaaatatattttaaatattaaatttttatattatttacatagtaCGTTACAGACAATTctcttattacatatatatataagatcataatgttataatagaatttattattattaaagaatttagtACAAtagttaatctaattttttgaagaaattagATTTGAAGTTCAAAAGTTTAACACTGTtttgtctatatttttttctttcgtgtttttttaataatgtaatatgaaaCATATAATCATTGAGGAACAGTTGttaaattaatgcattttttaatactgagAACAGATAtatcataaatgtataaaatttgttctttctatataactatttatataactaCTTCAAACAAAttgtattcaaataaaaagaatctattctttcttaaatcaattgtttattttcactttttaatcattaggtcatttttatttttaaaatgttcaattttagttttttaatttcatgaattttattacttaatacataggaatatattttattacttatttcatcaatttattttatagtttatagttAACTCCTCCACTACATATTTCACCAGTGGTGTCTAAATTCTACTACCTATTATGCTAGTTTAGCATAATATGTAGTAGAATAGATATTATTACTAGTTTTGGAACTCAATTTCTCAGATGTTgactttttgttttgttacaaaaacattaattattataaaataataatagtaaaaaccACTACACCATTTGATAGAAGAAACTTTatcgtttatattttacatttatattttaaagtttaatttttaatttttgtttaaaaaatataatttaaaaataaagtaatatactaGTATTAGTGATTTTTCTTCACTATTTGCatagcaattaaaattttttctgttcttttaattaaattttcgattGTAGTGTAAACCAATCGGCCTTTTCATTACAAAAATGACTGATAAGTATCTATTACATACCATTGAAAATTGTGTACAATTTATAAACCCATGCTTAATTGAAAACGTCAGTACTGAATTGGAAGCTTCCCTTGATCCTATTCTCACTCGTACATTATTCAAACACGCTGGACAGCTGAGTATTAAAATTGGCGAGAATATCGTGCcctacaattttaattttcgtctTTACTTAACAACAAAATAACCGAATCCTCATTATATACCAGATGTAGCAAATAAAGTACTAATAGTCAATTCCGCTCTAACTGTTAGGTGAGACTTTAATTTCTTTGGAAAAAATCTATctgcaaaatatgttttaagttttacaaattcagtattatttctttattattgtaaaataattacaaaattatatttaataataataaatataatttcaatcaaACTATTTCTGAAGTAgagaaaaattagatattttctgaatattcggtttttacatctttatcctataaaatttattatacaattaagaaatattaatatatttaattcataacaaattataatcaacataaaaaattaatattaaagaggtaataaaactgtaatgtTTTATCGATCAATGTGATTATTTCCAATTCACTAATCTTCCAATTGtctttacagaattaaaaatccttttccacaattaaaatataatttctcagataaaatcttattaattagtaaCGTATATCGAGTCTGATGTTTGATTCgtgattttctaattttatatatatgtatatgtaactATATAGCGGCCTTATCGATCAAATGCTGTCTCTAGTCACTATACATAAACGTCCTGATCTTGAACAGAATAGGAATGCACTTATTGTGTCAAGTGTTGAAATGAAATGGGATCTGGAGAAGATCGAGCATAGAATTCTTTATAGACTGACGGCATCTAAAGGATCAATAATTGATGATGTTGATTTGATTCAACATCATCAATTATTTTGGAAAGCTTGGAAGCTTTGAAAGCCAAAAGTAAAGAAATCCAggtaaaaagatatattaaatatcgtattattatagacataaatattaataataaaatcatctgttattttctttgtatttaaaaaaatatcgattcaatggtaataaattttagattaaaaataatatattacgtcTATTCTATCTATTCACATTgatttgtaaaaaagtataaagtgtatttaatattaaaaatacaataatattatttctctattttttattatacaaaataaacaataaattacagataattttgtattacagATGAAGGTGGAGACCGCTGAACTTACACAAGCTGACATTGATTTAACGAGATCATTATACATGCCCGTAGCAAATCGGGcacaaatattatacttttgtattGCCGATCTCCAGCGTATTGATATCATGTATCAATATTCCCTAGAATGGTTCATCGTTATACTCAATAATAGTATATCaaatactgaaaaaagcaGAGTAAGTAAAGCTTTTGCATTCTGATATCGTATACTATTGTGTCATTGATTCAAGcttatctattaaatataaattaaatagattttacaagatttttacatgaattttttttaaactaaacttttcattaatataataatgttttgttcagagtatataaaaataatatcaattaaaatcttgtctgttattaacatttgacatgaataatacatattcaaatgtgcaatttttaatttaattacgtgtAGTTAATAATCATAAAGTTAATTgtgaagtaaaataattaataatttcatagataatattaataaacggaTTGCGGTTATCAACAAGAACTTCACGTTTGATCTCTTCATGAATGTCTGTCGAAGTTTAttcaaaaaacacaaactGCACTTTGGTTTTCTTGTCTGCGCACGTATTCTTTTAGATAATGGTACAATCGATCCGATAGAATGACGACACTTTCTTACAACGACCACCACACCGACATGGGTAAAACGTGAACcgaatttatattaactaCGCTTCGTAGTTAATTAGAACTTAGAACCTAGTTAGAATCTAATTTCCaaagcaattttataataatatttatataatatttagacaataatattttatataatatttaattatgtctaatatgtcaattatttttttccaacaaaaactttatgaataattatattttaacgtataatcaaatattaacatattaacataatataattacttttgtaaaagtaacttattaaagttaagaaataagtttaaatttacttaataatattctgtattattctctttctaatatatatttagcattattacttaaatatctaaaaggatataagatataaaatatatttagagagattttttttaatgtgtctCCAATCtagagataaaatatattttaatctccTATTGCCtcttctataaataaaaataaagtaaataaaataattttaaacaaaaataaaacttgaatttatattgcaattttaaagatcacaaatttcataaaataaacttcttcATTACACACAAATATACAAGTACTTTTCAACTATTCTGTTTTACAAGCTGCATGTAAAACAGCATATGTAGTGTGTTTTTATATGGATAGCTCTTACGTGCTCAGAAAGCATAAATAcgtgacaaaatatttatcccTGTCACATACTACCGATATCTATCTGAAGATATGTATCCCCCTTTTAGAAATAGTCAAATCCCGCATCAGAATGGATTACCGCGCAATGTTGGCAGGAAATTCAAGCTTTAGAACGGCTTCCAAGTTCAACAAATTTCTCACATCCTTCAAATTATCGTTAAccgaatttaaaaatatattcgatACTCAGGAAGCACATTTGTAAGCTAGTGTATTAAATTTCCTTCAAGTTAAATCTCGTATTCacatcaataattattgtaaagttaaattaatcagcaagaagtaattatataaattttagttaaaaagaGGAAAAGTAGATTAAAcatacttaatataaaaaaatttattataatataaaataatttatttaattgaatgttcattatttatcaataataaatctaatggCCTTTTTTACCGGGCAAAACCGAGTTCAGTTAACCCATCTCAGATTTTTATTCTTCTAgaactggccaatcacagttattcCATTCTTCAGAAGAATGGCTGTGATTGACTTTATGACGTCATTAATCGCTCTCGGACCCAAGATCGGTCAAAAACGCTATTATTCTTACTTGCAAGAATATCTTTCTGTTAGAAGTTATTAGAAAATggtattgtattaaattaaatattaaaaagttttctaaGATTTCTTTCCTGTTTTTGTGCAAAATGACTAAACTAAGGTTCCACATTAacgataaaatgtttatttagaGTACCGTTCCCTCAACCATGGGAGACAAAATTCGACGATTTGGAGAAGTTATTGATACTCAAATGCTTAACACTTGACAAGATTATTAACGCTATGCAaatctttttgacaaaatatttgaGCCAACAATTTGTCGGACCTCAGACTACAGAAATGTTAGCAATTTAGAAAGAATCGTCCAACATCACCtcaattatctttatcttATCGTCTGGTCCAGCTGTAGAGTTATACAAGTTTgccgataaattaaatatgaacaAAAAGTTGCACGCGATATCTCTGTCAGGGTCAAGAGCTTAAGGCACAAGTTATGCTGAAGGAATCAGCGAAGACTTGGGCACTTGGCTCTTCTTTCAAGTTAGAaactctttttattaattaattactttatagctagataaatttattctttatctaaaatataaaaatataaatttctttatatataattatgtatat of the Monomorium pharaonis isolate MP-MQ-018 chromosome 11, ASM1337386v2, whole genome shotgun sequence genome contains:
- the LOC105830539 gene encoding dynein heavy chain 1, axonemal-like — translated: MVTMQQEAAASKMKEENKAIRDEAKADLSAIEYLTSFTNVYRQNLLQSWYNALREDVPHTLGCNPILTLSNQMEITSWHMNGLPRDTLSIENAVLVMNSKRWPLFIDPQAQANKWNRNMMKVETAELTQADIDLTRSLYMPVANRAQILYFCIADLQRIDIMYQYSLEWFIVILNNSISNTEKSRANMLHAYLTQVTEMHEFLQPDHLKALSFKRLIFSLCMFHSILIERRKFGPLGFNISYDFTNGDLAVCLSQLYMFLMEYDTLPFKVFIYTAGHINYGRQITNYNWDHRCVLTLLEDYYNANVVSRLPV